Proteins co-encoded in one Kutzneria chonburiensis genomic window:
- a CDS encoding LLM class flavin-dependent oxidoreductase → MTALGTVFRPQFPPELLRPMAETAEATGLDQLWVWEDCFSESGVAAAAAALAWTERLPVGIGLLPVPLRNVALAGMEVATLHRLFPDRVILGVGHGVQGWMGQAGARVSSPMTLLREYLDALRALLRGEEVTVDGRYVKLDRVRLDWPPSTPVKVYAGGQGPKTLRLTAEAADGTLLVADQSIDATREIRKFIDHEIIASLHVATGPDALERLRRTDPENGVAGDAETVAAAVRELVGAGADTVILQPTGDEPDPVGFVRFVTEQVRPLVP, encoded by the coding sequence ATGACTGCCCTCGGCACCGTGTTCCGTCCCCAGTTCCCGCCCGAGCTCCTGCGCCCGATGGCCGAGACGGCCGAGGCCACCGGCCTCGACCAGCTGTGGGTGTGGGAGGACTGCTTCTCCGAGAGCGGCGTCGCCGCCGCGGCGGCCGCCCTGGCCTGGACGGAGCGGCTGCCCGTCGGCATCGGGCTGCTGCCGGTGCCGCTGCGCAACGTCGCGCTGGCCGGCATGGAGGTCGCCACCCTGCACCGGTTGTTCCCCGACCGGGTGATCCTCGGTGTCGGGCACGGTGTGCAGGGCTGGATGGGCCAGGCCGGCGCGCGGGTGTCGTCCCCGATGACGTTGCTGCGGGAGTACCTCGACGCGTTGCGGGCTCTGCTGCGCGGCGAGGAGGTCACGGTCGACGGCCGCTACGTGAAGCTGGACAGGGTCCGCCTCGACTGGCCGCCGTCGACCCCGGTGAAGGTCTACGCCGGCGGCCAGGGGCCCAAGACGCTGCGGCTCACCGCCGAGGCGGCCGACGGCACGCTGCTGGTCGCCGACCAGTCCATCGACGCCACGCGCGAGATCCGGAAGTTCATCGACCACGAGATCATCGCGTCGCTGCACGTCGCCACCGGACCCGATGCGCTGGAGCGTCTGCGTCGCACGGACCCGGAGAACGGCGTTGCCGGAGACGCCGAAACGGTCGCCGCCGCGGTGCGGGAACTGGTCGGCGCCGGCGCCGACACCGTGATCCTCCAGCCGACCGGTGACGAGCCCGACCCCGTCGGCTTCGTGCGCTTCGTGACCGAGCAGGTGCGGCCGCTGGTGCCCTAG
- a CDS encoding penicillin-binding transpeptidase domain-containing protein — protein MMREVCTVGTARGLASLPGTYGKTGTAEVGDGAAHGWFVGYRNDVAFAVLLPHADSSGPAVNVAGTFLRTIG, from the coding sequence ATGATGCGTGAGGTGTGCACGGTGGGCACGGCTCGCGGGCTGGCGTCGCTGCCGGGCACGTACGGCAAGACCGGCACGGCCGAGGTCGGCGACGGGGCCGCGCACGGCTGGTTCGTCGGCTACCGCAACGACGTGGCCTTCGCGGTGCTGCTGCCGCACGCGGACTCGTCCGGCCCCGCGGTGAACGTGGCCGGCACGTTCCTGCGCACGATCGGCTGA
- a CDS encoding ABC-F family ATP-binding cassette domain-containing protein, with amino-acid sequence MITVTDLELRAGSRILLSDATLRVQPGDRIGLVGRNGAGKTTSLRVLAGEGQPYAGEVRRSGELGYLPQDPREGDLSVTAKDRVLSARGLDQLLREMEKAQTAMAELVDQDALDTAVRKYGRLEERFGALGGYAAESEAARICANLALADRVLAQPLRTLSGGQRRRVELARILFGASESGVGGKAGTTLLLDEPTNHLDADSIAWLRSFLKQHTGGLVVISHDVELLADVVNKVWFLDATRGEVDMYNMGWSKYLEARASDEKRRRRERANAEKKASALMAQADKMRAKATKAVAAQNMAKRAEKLLSGLEDQRTADKVAKIRFPQPAPCGKTPLMAEGLSKSYGSLEIFTGVDLAIDRGSKVVVLGLNGAGKTTLLRLLGGMEKADAGGLVPGHGLRIGYYAQEHETLDHDASVWANIRHAAPDTQEQQLRSLLGTFLFSGEQLDQPAGTLSGGEKTRLALAGLVSSAANVLLLDEPTNNLDPASREQVLDALRRFEGAVVLVTHDPGAVQALEPERVILLPDGTEDHWSDDYLELIELA; translated from the coding sequence TTGATCACCGTCACTGACCTTGAACTGCGCGCGGGTTCGCGCATCCTGCTCTCCGACGCCACGCTGCGCGTGCAGCCGGGCGACCGCATCGGCCTGGTCGGCCGCAACGGCGCCGGCAAGACGACCTCGCTGCGCGTGCTGGCCGGCGAGGGCCAGCCCTACGCCGGCGAGGTCCGCCGCAGCGGCGAACTCGGTTACCTGCCACAGGATCCGCGCGAGGGCGACCTGTCCGTCACGGCCAAGGACCGCGTGCTCTCGGCCCGCGGGCTCGACCAGCTGCTGCGCGAGATGGAGAAGGCGCAGACGGCCATGGCCGAGCTGGTCGACCAGGACGCGCTGGACACCGCGGTCCGCAAGTACGGCCGGCTGGAGGAGCGCTTCGGCGCGCTCGGCGGGTACGCGGCCGAGAGCGAAGCCGCGCGGATCTGCGCCAACCTGGCCCTGGCCGACCGCGTGCTGGCCCAGCCGCTGCGCACGCTGTCCGGCGGCCAGCGCCGCCGGGTCGAGCTGGCCCGCATCCTGTTCGGCGCCTCGGAATCCGGCGTCGGCGGCAAGGCCGGCACCACGCTGCTGCTGGACGAGCCGACCAACCACCTCGACGCCGACTCCATCGCCTGGCTGCGCTCGTTCCTCAAGCAGCACACCGGCGGCCTGGTCGTGATCAGCCACGACGTCGAGCTGCTGGCCGACGTGGTCAACAAGGTCTGGTTCCTCGACGCCACCCGCGGCGAGGTCGACATGTACAACATGGGCTGGTCGAAGTACCTGGAAGCCCGGGCATCGGACGAGAAGCGCCGCCGCCGCGAGCGGGCCAACGCCGAGAAGAAGGCGTCCGCGCTGATGGCCCAGGCCGACAAGATGCGGGCCAAGGCGACCAAGGCGGTCGCCGCGCAGAACATGGCCAAGCGGGCCGAGAAGCTGCTGTCCGGCCTTGAGGACCAGCGCACCGCCGACAAGGTGGCGAAGATCCGCTTCCCGCAGCCGGCCCCGTGCGGCAAGACGCCGCTGATGGCCGAGGGGCTGAGCAAGTCCTACGGCTCGCTGGAGATCTTCACCGGCGTCGACCTGGCCATCGATCGCGGCAGCAAGGTCGTGGTGCTCGGGCTCAACGGCGCCGGCAAGACCACGCTGCTGCGGCTGCTCGGCGGGATGGAGAAGGCCGACGCCGGCGGGCTCGTGCCCGGGCACGGCCTGCGGATCGGCTACTACGCGCAGGAGCACGAGACCCTCGACCACGACGCCTCGGTCTGGGCCAACATCCGGCACGCCGCGCCGGACACCCAGGAGCAGCAGCTGCGCTCGCTGCTCGGCACGTTCCTGTTCAGCGGCGAGCAGCTGGACCAGCCGGCCGGCACGCTGTCCGGCGGCGAGAAGACCCGGCTGGCGCTGGCCGGCCTGGTGTCCAGCGCGGCCAACGTGCTGCTGTTGGATGAGCCAACCAACAACCTGGACCCGGCCAGCCGCGAGCAGGTGCTGGACGCGCTGCGCCGCTTCGAGGGCGCGGTGGTGCTCGTGACCCACGACCCGGGCGCGGTTCAGGCACTGGAACCCGAGCGGGTGATCCTGTTGCCGGACGGCACCGAGGACCACTGGTCCGACGACTACCTCGAGCTGATCGAGTTGGCGTGA
- a CDS encoding cytochrome P450, translated as MDAGVITDPETYVHGVPHDLLDSLRARAAVVRVDDFWVVLRHAEVRQVLRNPQLFSSHLGGTQIRDPRTAEDLRYVRRMMLNMDPPDHPRLRGLLARAFTPRAVARLTDRITVWADDLVAAVQDDGEADLAKQLADLPLLVLADVFGVPEQDRRLMFDWSSRAIGFQDAEYASIDTVDLSGVTSLARAALAVRPEPGPDGTMPDPRTRAGMPDLYAYATALGEHKRLQPGDDVMSNLMRYVDDDGGRVSIEEFENLFWLFSVAGNETLRNGIPGGLIALMSNPAEYRRLLADRSLLPTAVDEMLRWWTPVMHFRRTATADTTLSGVDIRAGDKVVVWFSSANRDPLVFDDPHRFDVGRTPNDHLTFGHGPHFCLGAQLARAQMTAVFTAVLDRLGEIRPAGPPVRLRSSFQNGVKSLPVAWKG; from the coding sequence GTGGACGCGGGCGTGATCACTGATCCGGAGACGTACGTGCACGGTGTGCCGCACGACCTTCTCGACTCGCTGCGGGCGCGGGCGGCGGTCGTCCGGGTGGACGACTTCTGGGTGGTGCTGCGGCATGCCGAGGTGCGGCAGGTGCTGCGCAATCCGCAGCTGTTCTCGTCCCATCTCGGCGGCACGCAGATCCGTGACCCTCGCACGGCCGAGGATCTGCGGTACGTGCGGCGAATGATGCTCAACATGGATCCGCCGGACCATCCCCGGCTGCGTGGGCTGCTGGCCCGGGCCTTCACGCCGCGGGCGGTGGCCCGGCTGACCGATCGGATCACCGTATGGGCGGATGATCTCGTCGCGGCGGTGCAGGACGACGGCGAGGCCGATCTGGCCAAGCAGCTGGCTGATCTGCCGCTGCTGGTGCTGGCCGACGTGTTCGGTGTGCCGGAGCAGGACCGACGGCTGATGTTCGACTGGAGCAGCCGGGCCATCGGCTTCCAGGACGCCGAGTACGCGTCGATCGACACTGTGGATCTTTCTGGCGTGACCTCCTTGGCTCGCGCCGCGTTGGCCGTGCGCCCCGAGCCGGGGCCGGACGGCACGATGCCCGATCCCCGTACCCGCGCCGGAATGCCCGACCTGTACGCCTATGCCACGGCGCTGGGTGAGCACAAGCGTTTGCAGCCGGGCGACGACGTGATGAGCAACCTCATGCGGTATGTGGACGACGACGGCGGACGGGTGTCGATCGAGGAGTTCGAGAACCTGTTCTGGCTGTTTTCCGTGGCCGGCAACGAAACCCTGCGCAACGGCATCCCCGGCGGGCTGATCGCGTTGATGTCGAATCCGGCCGAGTACCGGCGGCTGCTGGCCGACCGGTCGCTGCTGCCCACCGCCGTCGACGAGATGCTGCGGTGGTGGACACCCGTGATGCACTTCCGCCGCACGGCAACCGCCGACACCACACTGTCCGGAGTGGACATTCGCGCCGGCGACAAGGTGGTGGTGTGGTTCTCGTCGGCCAACCGGGATCCGCTGGTGTTCGATGATCCGCACCGTTTCGACGTCGGCCGCACGCCCAACGACCACCTGACGTTCGGCCACGGCCCGCACTTCTGTCTCGGCGCCCAGTTGGCCCGGGCCCAGATGACCGCCGTCTTCACCGCCGTGTTGGACCGTTTGGGCGAGATTCGCCCGGCCGGCCCGCCGGTGCGGCTACGGTCGAGTTTCCAGAACGGGGTGAAGAGCCTGCCGGTCGCCTGGAAGGGTTGA
- a CDS encoding bifunctional 4-hydroxy-2-oxoglutarate aldolase/2-dehydro-3-deoxy-phosphogluconate aldolase, which yields MTFGEVLRSSRLVGIVRGDGVGHTRDAVRVLFESGVRLVEVSLTGPGALEAISSIQVPEGCWLGAGTVRSADDASAAITAGATFAVSPALTASVTACVAAGLPILAGALTPTEVESAVSVGAEAVKLFPASLGGPAYLSALRQPFPNVPFVPVGGVGVAEAESYLAAGAIAVGVGSPLVGDAAAGGDLSALADRAARFVKLASA from the coding sequence GTGACCTTTGGGGAAGTCCTGCGGTCGAGCCGGTTGGTCGGCATCGTCCGGGGCGACGGCGTCGGCCACACCCGGGACGCCGTGCGGGTGTTGTTCGAGTCCGGCGTTCGGCTGGTCGAGGTTTCGCTGACCGGCCCTGGTGCGCTGGAAGCCATCTCCTCCATCCAGGTCCCCGAAGGCTGTTGGCTCGGCGCCGGCACCGTGCGGTCCGCCGACGACGCCTCCGCCGCCATCACCGCCGGCGCGACGTTCGCCGTCAGCCCCGCCCTCACCGCCTCGGTCACCGCCTGCGTCGCCGCCGGCCTGCCCATCCTGGCCGGCGCCCTCACCCCCACCGAGGTCGAATCCGCCGTCTCCGTCGGCGCCGAGGCCGTCAAGCTCTTCCCCGCCTCCCTCGGCGGTCCCGCCTACCTTTCCGCCCTGCGCCAACCGTTTCCGAACGTTCCGTTCGTACCGGTCGGCGGCGTCGGCGTCGCCGAGGCCGAGTCCTACCTCGCCGCCGGCGCCATCGCCGTCGGCGTCGGCTCCCCGCTGGTCGGCGACGCCGCTGCGGGCGGCGACCTGTCCGCGTTGGCCGACCGCGCCGCCCGCTTCGTCAAGCTGGCGTCGGCGTAG
- a CDS encoding SDR family NAD(P)-dependent oxidoreductase: MTGAASGIGAATARRLTADGYRVVGIDIADGPEVAVRGDVSAQETWDLAAEAAAGPVDALVSNAFTVVVKPLHEQTPAEWSRQIDVNLTAAYLGAHQFLPSLRERRGAIALVSSVHARAGLPGHPAYAASKGALVSLGRQLAVEYAPEVRVNTVLPGPVLTGAWDRVSEEDRLRSQDSTPMRRLGDPAEVASVVAFLLSSEASFVTGADLVVDGGWTVAKDSA, encoded by the coding sequence GTGACGGGGGCCGCGTCGGGTATCGGCGCGGCCACCGCCCGGCGGCTCACCGCGGACGGCTACCGGGTGGTCGGCATCGACATCGCCGACGGCCCCGAGGTGGCCGTCCGCGGCGACGTGAGCGCCCAGGAGACGTGGGATCTCGCCGCCGAGGCCGCCGCCGGGCCCGTGGACGCATTGGTGAGCAACGCCTTCACCGTTGTCGTGAAGCCGTTGCACGAGCAGACGCCGGCCGAGTGGTCGCGTCAGATCGACGTCAACCTGACCGCCGCTTACCTTGGCGCACACCAGTTCCTGCCGTCGCTGCGCGAGCGGCGCGGCGCGATCGCGCTGGTGTCGTCGGTGCACGCGCGGGCCGGGCTGCCGGGTCATCCCGCGTACGCCGCGAGCAAGGGCGCGTTGGTGTCGTTGGGTCGGCAGTTGGCTGTGGAGTACGCGCCCGAGGTGCGGGTCAACACGGTGCTGCCGGGACCGGTGCTCACCGGTGCGTGGGACCGAGTGTCCGAAGAGGACCGGTTGCGCAGCCAGGATTCCACGCCTATGCGACGTCTCGGCGACCCGGCCGAGGTGGCGTCGGTGGTGGCGTTCCTGCTGTCCTCGGAGGCGTCCTTCGTCACCGGCGCCGACCTGGTGGTCGACGGCGGCTGGACCGTGGCCAAGGACTCGGCGTGA
- a CDS encoding alpha/beta fold hydrolase, with translation MDTLRVRTGGTGGPTVLLLHGLGATGAVWDGLTERLDRRWIAPDLPGHGRSGRLKRYSFGAMAGAVAEHLPAGEPVTVIGHSLGGVLAIALASGWYGVEVRRAVAVGVKVEWTDDELAGAAAMAQRPVKMFGSKEEAAQRYLKVSGLGGLMPADPDGLAATGDGWRLALDPATFAVGRPDMRGLLAAAKCPVLMVTGENDPMSSPEQVRALAEHVEVLAGLGHNLHVEEPGTLMDVINRTGGW, from the coding sequence GTGGACACGTTGAGGGTGCGAACGGGCGGAACCGGTGGACCGACCGTGCTGCTGCTGCACGGGCTGGGCGCGACGGGCGCGGTGTGGGACGGCCTCACCGAGCGGCTCGACCGCCGCTGGATCGCCCCCGACCTGCCCGGACACGGCAGATCCGGCCGGCTCAAACGGTACTCGTTCGGCGCCATGGCCGGTGCGGTGGCCGAGCACCTGCCGGCCGGCGAGCCGGTCACGGTGATCGGGCATTCCCTCGGCGGCGTGCTGGCGATCGCCCTGGCCAGCGGCTGGTACGGGGTCGAGGTGCGGCGCGCGGTGGCCGTCGGTGTGAAGGTCGAGTGGACCGACGACGAGCTCGCCGGCGCGGCGGCGATGGCCCAGCGGCCGGTGAAGATGTTCGGCAGCAAGGAAGAGGCCGCTCAGCGCTACCTCAAGGTGTCCGGGCTCGGCGGCCTGATGCCGGCCGACCCGGACGGACTGGCCGCGACCGGCGACGGCTGGCGGCTGGCGCTGGACCCGGCGACCTTCGCGGTCGGCCGGCCGGACATGCGCGGGCTGCTGGCCGCGGCCAAGTGCCCGGTGCTGATGGTGACCGGCGAGAACGACCCGATGAGCTCGCCCGAGCAGGTCCGGGCGCTGGCCGAGCACGTCGAGGTGCTGGCCGGCCTCGGCCACAACCTGCACGTCGAGGAACCAGGCACGCTCATGGACGTGATCAACCGGACTGGTGGCTGGTAG
- a CDS encoding helix-turn-helix domain-containing protein, which translates to MADLKKGARITGPTRDKLAADLKKKYEKGASIRALAESTGRSYGFVHRVLSESGVTLRGRGGATRTKKK; encoded by the coding sequence GTGGCTGACCTGAAGAAGGGCGCCCGGATCACGGGGCCCACGCGGGACAAGCTGGCCGCTGACCTGAAGAAGAAGTACGAGAAGGGCGCCAGCATCCGCGCGCTCGCGGAGTCGACCGGGCGGTCCTATGGCTTCGTGCACCGGGTGTTGTCCGAGTCCGGCGTGACTCTTCGGGGCCGGGGCGGTGCCACCAGGACCAAGAAGAAGTAG
- a CDS encoding helix-turn-helix domain-containing protein: MTIAAGHPDLSFVDTVPADRDELVGLLATGPFPDALRAAIKTSRLSLDRIQHRLGLRGITISVATLSYWQSGRRRPERPESLEALRHLEAVLGVPPSSLTALLGPPRPRGRRSRPTRVLPIDALWSRRERLAALLNRVDTSSDCRLGRLSQHDRIEVAPDGGQRSLWVRQVLRAEQDGADRWVLVYDAESGPGMIPELTNLSNCRVGRTAVDEESSIMVAELVFDRTLARGDTVIMEYQLNNPGPQYPASGNAYCRKFRLPVREYVIEVRFDQSHLPARCQQYAVPAGEEGPSRRRNLTLDPSGGVHSVALGFGPGVFGIRWDWPSR; the protein is encoded by the coding sequence ATGACGATCGCTGCTGGTCATCCGGACCTGTCGTTCGTCGACACCGTGCCAGCCGACCGGGACGAACTGGTCGGCCTGCTGGCCACCGGTCCGTTTCCCGACGCCTTGCGCGCCGCGATCAAGACCAGCCGGTTGAGCCTGGACCGCATCCAGCACCGGCTGGGGCTGCGCGGCATCACGATCAGCGTCGCCACGCTCAGTTACTGGCAGTCCGGCCGCAGACGTCCCGAGCGGCCGGAGTCGCTGGAGGCCCTGCGCCACCTGGAGGCCGTGCTCGGCGTGCCGCCGAGCTCGCTGACCGCGCTGCTCGGCCCACCGCGGCCGCGTGGCCGTCGCAGCCGGCCGACCCGCGTGCTGCCCATCGACGCACTGTGGTCGCGGCGGGAGCGCCTGGCCGCGCTGCTCAACCGGGTCGACACCAGCTCCGACTGCCGGCTCGGCCGGCTCAGCCAGCACGACCGCATCGAGGTCGCGCCGGACGGCGGGCAGCGCTCGCTGTGGGTGCGCCAGGTGCTGCGGGCCGAGCAGGACGGCGCCGACCGCTGGGTGCTCGTCTACGACGCCGAGTCCGGGCCCGGGATGATTCCCGAGCTGACCAACCTGAGCAACTGTCGGGTCGGCCGTACCGCCGTGGACGAGGAGTCCAGCATCATGGTGGCCGAGCTCGTCTTCGACCGCACGCTCGCGCGCGGCGACACCGTGATCATGGAGTACCAGCTCAACAATCCCGGGCCGCAGTATCCGGCCAGCGGCAACGCCTACTGCCGCAAGTTCCGGCTGCCGGTGCGGGAGTACGTGATCGAGGTGCGGTTCGACCAGTCGCACCTGCCGGCCCGCTGCCAGCAGTACGCCGTGCCGGCCGGCGAGGAGGGCCCCTCCCGCCGCCGCAACCTCACCCTCGACCCCTCCGGCGGTGTGCACTCGGTCGCCCTGGGCTTCGGCCCCGGCGTCTTCGGCATCCGCTGGGACTGGCCCAGCCGCTAG
- a CDS encoding cyclase family protein produces MLIDVTLAVRPDMPHWPGSTSPVCEWETRMDRGEESDASKWTLSAHQGTHVDAPSHFIPGAAGIEDIPLDVLCGPVHVVGIPDDSPIRADHVAELPAGVERVLFRTTNSTTGRLFKPFDPGYVAVSAQAAEALVAKGIRLVGIDYLSVECFGTTDFPAHHTLLGAGVPIIEGLDLAAAAPGHYQLTCLPIRLTAAEAAPARVILTR; encoded by the coding sequence ATGCTGATCGACGTCACGCTGGCCGTCAGGCCGGACATGCCGCACTGGCCCGGTAGCACGTCCCCGGTGTGCGAGTGGGAGACCCGCATGGACCGCGGCGAGGAGTCCGACGCCAGCAAGTGGACGCTGTCGGCCCACCAGGGCACCCACGTCGACGCCCCGTCGCACTTCATCCCCGGCGCGGCCGGCATCGAGGACATCCCGCTGGACGTGCTGTGCGGGCCGGTCCACGTGGTCGGGATCCCCGACGACAGCCCGATCCGCGCCGACCACGTCGCCGAGCTGCCGGCCGGCGTGGAGCGGGTGTTGTTCCGCACCACCAACTCCACCACCGGCCGGCTGTTCAAGCCCTTCGACCCCGGCTACGTCGCGGTCAGTGCGCAAGCGGCGGAAGCCTTGGTGGCCAAGGGCATCCGCCTGGTCGGCATCGACTACCTGTCGGTGGAATGCTTCGGCACCACCGACTTTCCGGCCCACCACACCCTGTTGGGCGCGGGCGTGCCGATCATCGAGGGCCTCGACCTGGCCGCCGCCGCACCGGGCCACTACCAGCTGACCTGCCTGCCCATCCGCCTCACCGCCGCCGAGGCCGCGCCGGCCCGAGTGATCCTGACCCGCTGA
- a CDS encoding PASTA domain-containing protein has protein sequence MLKFVVGVALATVATSCGPQTQPGGPPVTPTSSFVQHWAMPNLVGSGLQDAQDAIQKLTDNKIFFTSSHDAGGRGRHQVLDRDWKVCNQNIAAGTQIQAGVKIDFGVVKLSERCP, from the coding sequence GTGCTCAAGTTCGTCGTCGGGGTGGCGCTGGCCACCGTCGCCACCAGCTGCGGTCCCCAAACCCAGCCTGGAGGTCCGCCGGTCACGCCCACCTCGTCGTTCGTGCAGCACTGGGCCATGCCCAACCTGGTCGGCTCCGGTCTGCAGGACGCCCAGGACGCCATCCAGAAGCTGACCGACAACAAGATCTTCTTCACCAGCTCGCACGATGCCGGCGGCCGCGGCCGGCATCAGGTCCTCGACCGCGACTGGAAGGTGTGCAACCAGAACATCGCCGCCGGCACCCAGATCCAGGCCGGCGTGAAGATCGACTTCGGCGTGGTCAAGCTGTCGGAGCGGTGTCCCTGA
- a CDS encoding maleylpyruvate isomerase family mycothiol-dependent enzyme, which yields MDFERHCAEIVNQTELLAEGIAGADLTATVPSCPEWTLGGLLRHLGGAHAWIEEVVRTRAQEPVPDPSRDVNGDDSGEPPVEWLLDGATRLAASIRDAGPDTKVWTPLAPMPVSFFARRMAHETLVHRADAMLAAGREFVAGPEVVTDAIDEWMELDALPQHFEFNPAKRDLLGPGRTLSFRATDADVAWHVDLTGDAIVNGRGLSDAAVTVEAPLTELLLIIYRRQEPVGVTGDADLLTFWSKHVTFG from the coding sequence ATGGACTTCGAGCGCCACTGCGCCGAGATCGTCAACCAGACCGAACTGCTCGCCGAGGGCATCGCCGGGGCGGACCTGACCGCGACAGTGCCGTCCTGCCCGGAGTGGACGCTGGGCGGGCTGCTGCGCCACTTGGGCGGGGCGCACGCGTGGATCGAGGAGGTCGTCCGCACGCGGGCTCAGGAGCCGGTGCCGGACCCGTCGCGTGACGTGAACGGTGACGACTCGGGCGAGCCGCCGGTGGAGTGGCTGCTGGACGGTGCGACGCGGCTGGCGGCCTCGATCCGTGACGCCGGGCCGGACACCAAGGTGTGGACGCCGCTGGCGCCGATGCCGGTGTCCTTCTTCGCCCGCCGGATGGCCCACGAAACGCTGGTGCACCGGGCCGACGCGATGCTGGCCGCCGGCCGGGAGTTCGTGGCCGGGCCCGAGGTCGTGACCGATGCGATCGACGAGTGGATGGAGCTCGACGCGCTGCCGCAGCACTTCGAGTTCAACCCGGCCAAGCGGGACCTCCTCGGCCCCGGCCGCACCTTGTCCTTCCGCGCCACCGACGCCGACGTGGCCTGGCACGTGGACCTCACCGGCGACGCCATCGTCAACGGGCGCGGCCTTTCCGACGCGGCCGTCACGGTCGAGGCCCCGCTGACCGAGCTGCTGCTGATCATCTACCGCCGTCAGGAGCCGGTCGGCGTGACCGGCGACGCCGACCTGCTCACCTTCTGGTCCAAGCACGTCACCTTCGGCTAA
- the dgoD gene encoding galactonate dehydratase yields the protein MKITDIETFLVPPRWLFLKVSTDEGVIGWGEPVVEGRAETVQAAVRELADLVRGQDPLRIEEHWQVLRRSGFYRGGPVLSSALAGYDQALWDIAGKVRGVPVHELLGGPVRDRVRVYSWVGGDRPQGIREAVQGQVDRGFTAVKMNACGPIDAIATPADVDGVLARAHEARDVLGPERGLAIDFHGRVSPAMAKRLLPRLEEVQPLFVEEPILPELPADVLKSVVDSSPVPIATGERLYSRWEFKPVLDAGIAVAQPDPSHAGGISELRRIASLAEIYGASIAPHCPLGPISLAASVQVAFATPNFLIQEQSLNLHYNAGSELTGYLLDTAPFAFVDGQMARPTGAGLGIEIDEDAVRRAAEIGHAWRSPLWRHEDGSLAEW from the coding sequence GTGAAGATCACTGACATCGAGACGTTCCTCGTGCCGCCGCGCTGGCTGTTCCTCAAGGTCAGCACGGACGAGGGCGTCATCGGGTGGGGCGAGCCCGTGGTCGAGGGCCGGGCCGAGACCGTGCAGGCCGCCGTGCGCGAACTGGCCGACCTGGTGCGCGGGCAGGACCCGCTGCGCATCGAGGAGCACTGGCAGGTGTTGCGGCGCAGTGGCTTCTACCGTGGCGGCCCGGTGCTCTCCAGCGCGCTCGCCGGCTACGACCAGGCGCTGTGGGACATCGCCGGCAAGGTGCGCGGCGTGCCCGTGCACGAGCTGCTCGGCGGTCCCGTACGCGACCGCGTCCGGGTCTACTCCTGGGTCGGCGGCGACCGTCCACAAGGGATTCGCGAGGCGGTGCAGGGTCAGGTCGACCGGGGCTTCACCGCCGTGAAGATGAACGCCTGCGGGCCGATCGACGCCATCGCCACCCCGGCCGACGTCGACGGCGTGCTGGCGCGGGCCCATGAGGCCCGTGACGTGCTCGGCCCCGAGCGTGGGCTGGCCATCGACTTCCACGGCCGCGTCTCCCCCGCGATGGCCAAGCGCCTGCTGCCGCGGCTGGAGGAGGTGCAGCCGCTGTTCGTGGAGGAGCCGATCCTGCCCGAGTTACCGGCCGATGTGCTCAAGTCCGTTGTGGACTCCTCCCCGGTGCCGATCGCCACCGGGGAGCGGCTCTACTCCCGCTGGGAGTTCAAGCCCGTGCTGGACGCCGGCATCGCCGTGGCACAACCCGATCCCTCACACGCCGGCGGCATCTCCGAGCTGCGCCGCATCGCTTCCCTGGCCGAGATCTACGGCGCCAGCATCGCGCCGCACTGCCCGCTCGGGCCGATCTCGTTGGCCGCCAGCGTGCAGGTCGCGTTCGCCACGCCCAACTTCCTGATCCAGGAACAGAGTCTGAACCTGCACTACAACGCCGGCAGCGAGCTGACCGGGTATCTTCTGGACACCGCCCCGTTCGCCTTCGTGGACGGGCAGATGGCCCGGCCGACCGGCGCCGGGCTGGGTATCGAGATCGACGAGGACGCCGTGCGCCGGGCCGCCGAGATCGGCCACGCGTGGCGGTCGCCGCTGTGGCGGCACGAGGACGGGAGTCTCGCGGAGTGGTGA